One stretch of Prionailurus viverrinus isolate Anna chromosome C1, UM_Priviv_1.0, whole genome shotgun sequence DNA includes these proteins:
- the SNORC gene encoding protein SNORC — protein MGFCLALRMVLLLLSGVLAPAVLTAEGPQEPAPTLWNEPAELPSGEDPVESTSPAREPEATGPPAPTAAPSPEDSTAQERLDQGGGSLGPGAIAAIVIAALLATCVVLALVVVALRKFSAS, from the exons ATGGGATTCTGTCTGGCCCTACGCATGGTGCTGCTGCTCCTGTCCGGGGTCCTGGCCCCTGCAGTACTCACAG CCGAGGGCCCGCAGGAGCCCGCGCCCACCCTGTGGAACGAGCCCGCCGAGCTGCCGTCGGGAGAAGACCCCGTGGAGAGCACCAGCCCCGCCCGGGAGCCCGAGGCCACcgggcccccggcccccaccgCCGCGCCGAGCCCCGAGGACAGCACGGCGCAGGAGCGTCTGGACCAGGGTGGCG GCTCGCTGGGGCCCGGCGCCATCGCGGCCATCGTCATCGCCGCCCTGCTGGCCACCTGCGTGGTGCTGGCGCTCGTGGTCGTCGCGCTGAGAAAGTTTTCCGCCTCCTGA